Proteins encoded in a region of the Paenibacillus sp. W2I17 genome:
- a CDS encoding GNAT family N-acetyltransferase: MTVTSIIEQIHIIEYDPSYAAALADMWNRSNESWGGGTNHRTEETVRREMENSSNLHAFLAVHGKEVVGFCSFAHYRYDEKALYVPLLNVRPDYHGYKVGRNLILNAVRKTVEVGWPRLDLFTWAGNTKAVPMYKKCGFFWEKKDDNVHLMNFIPTILQTEALAPYFEELDWYADSTRELVIEPDGRRERGFDFFDYTWKKGDVSLRAEFEKSGRGLTALETPDYEISTEVDDHDLVFGSSYNVRYRIKNTSASELAVEIKGEDNKNIRFALDTARAVAPGETIIVEGEFHLDPITEEQNNNKTHPVVASTWLIGGKKAEFRLGIAPKFPAKIKTVLPEKELYPGIPAELVLNVENNVDAETEFSLDLPEDEFLEWAERSIRFTVPAKGKVSVPVPFTLRSYGLYSEEVEVTAVPVGNHAISFTSKLSVLMKGIEGKYGGQIEDQWVAVNGAFSLHMSKQDNIMWIEYPGSRHSFWWTYPKLGKPFAEELSKKQAKEVKIYPEGERQVLEALYDSEDFPGLQIKSLVKLSANGIAEFHHEVENTRDTAWEEDLYLMNNFGFYGNRLILPYQGRFVDMGDDYAGDPNHWDSSQITENWLFCKEEYGACGIYWDPSLKLLRPEYTLGLQHELGRLEAGAVAQTKETVFALNTFAKWSDFRAFARKQRNPVIPLLDSHLDLTLSEGNPFAPDVLQATLTEHKLVPLAGKLELYVQQGAEPEVMAIAKEFNPEQNLNSAKLTFSPDEVDRHQHVSGWKVRGLYRGEDRIQERTALWFPQSGTEVKKKIEEGSSGPLYTVDNGVLSIAVAPEFGSVVHSLKYAGEEWLDSSYPEPSPRSWWNPWYGGLGVGIPGMNGFSRQLEQRAASWTEQKDQYGNVWKGVKLTTRIEKHEANRGITIHQHYLMLPGVPILCTLLAVTNESGLTLTNYSLAEERFLQPSSVFAEGWIEQPGKDRFPLGKVDVGLPLEDLLRVGSVSRENMLHAVHRYPNQSAWGFANNQVTGLNVNHHLTLHHGETVWTEPTYLVLGPIPLSSPDVHDLLKLNFATSTDEKEASHADH; the protein is encoded by the coding sequence ATGACCGTAACTTCGATTATCGAACAAATTCATATTATTGAATACGATCCCTCTTACGCTGCCGCACTCGCGGATATGTGGAACCGTAGTAATGAAAGCTGGGGAGGTGGCACCAACCATAGAACAGAGGAAACGGTTCGCCGGGAGATGGAGAATTCGTCCAATCTTCATGCATTTCTAGCTGTTCATGGGAAAGAGGTGGTTGGTTTTTGCAGTTTTGCCCACTACCGCTATGACGAGAAAGCCCTATATGTACCGCTGCTGAACGTACGCCCCGACTATCACGGGTACAAGGTTGGACGTAATCTGATCCTGAATGCTGTGCGCAAGACCGTAGAGGTCGGATGGCCCCGCTTGGATCTGTTCACATGGGCAGGCAATACAAAGGCTGTACCGATGTACAAGAAATGCGGGTTCTTCTGGGAGAAAAAAGATGATAACGTGCATCTGATGAATTTCATCCCTACCATCTTGCAGACCGAAGCACTCGCTCCTTATTTTGAGGAGTTGGATTGGTATGCAGATAGCACGCGTGAACTCGTCATCGAGCCGGATGGCCGACGGGAGCGCGGTTTTGATTTCTTTGACTACACGTGGAAAAAGGGAGATGTCTCCCTGCGGGCTGAATTTGAAAAGTCGGGTCGCGGGCTGACTGCCCTCGAAACACCGGATTACGAAATCTCAACAGAGGTCGACGATCATGATCTGGTTTTCGGTTCCAGCTATAACGTTCGCTATCGCATCAAGAACACTTCCGCGTCCGAACTGGCGGTTGAGATCAAGGGTGAGGATAACAAAAACATTCGATTTGCGCTGGACACTGCACGAGCAGTTGCTCCGGGAGAAACCATCATCGTGGAAGGTGAGTTTCACCTTGATCCGATTACAGAGGAACAGAATAACAATAAGACGCATCCCGTTGTTGCCAGCACATGGTTAATCGGCGGTAAGAAAGCGGAGTTCAGGTTGGGTATCGCCCCGAAATTCCCAGCCAAGATCAAGACCGTCTTGCCCGAGAAGGAGCTCTATCCAGGCATCCCGGCGGAGTTGGTTCTGAACGTGGAAAATAATGTGGATGCAGAAACGGAGTTCAGCTTGGACCTGCCTGAGGATGAATTCCTTGAATGGGCGGAGCGTTCGATACGCTTTACGGTGCCTGCCAAAGGCAAAGTGTCCGTGCCGGTGCCTTTCACCTTGCGTTCGTATGGTCTCTATTCTGAAGAAGTTGAAGTGACGGCTGTCCCAGTGGGGAACCATGCGATCTCTTTTACAAGCAAACTTTCTGTACTGATGAAGGGAATCGAAGGGAAATATGGCGGGCAGATTGAGGATCAATGGGTAGCTGTCAACGGCGCGTTTTCCCTTCATATGAGCAAGCAGGATAACATCATGTGGATTGAATACCCGGGCTCCCGTCATTCGTTCTGGTGGACTTATCCGAAGCTGGGTAAGCCGTTTGCCGAAGAGTTATCCAAGAAACAAGCAAAAGAAGTGAAGATCTATCCTGAAGGGGAACGTCAGGTTCTTGAAGCACTGTATGACTCGGAGGATTTCCCTGGCTTGCAGATCAAGTCCCTGGTCAAGCTGTCTGCGAATGGAATCGCCGAATTCCACCACGAGGTTGAGAATACACGAGACACCGCCTGGGAAGAGGACCTGTATCTAATGAATAACTTCGGTTTCTATGGTAACAGGTTAATCCTTCCTTATCAGGGGCGCTTCGTGGATATGGGTGATGATTATGCGGGGGATCCGAACCATTGGGACAGTTCACAGATTACGGAAAACTGGCTGTTTTGCAAGGAAGAGTATGGCGCGTGCGGCATCTATTGGGACCCTTCTCTGAAGCTGCTTCGTCCGGAATACACGCTGGGGTTGCAGCATGAGCTTGGACGCTTGGAGGCTGGGGCTGTGGCACAAACCAAGGAAACGGTGTTTGCCCTGAACACGTTTGCCAAATGGTCGGATTTCCGTGCGTTTGCACGGAAGCAGCGTAACCCGGTCATTCCGTTGCTGGACAGTCATCTGGATCTGACACTGAGTGAGGGGAATCCATTTGCTCCGGACGTGCTGCAAGCAACATTGACTGAACACAAACTGGTTCCGCTTGCGGGCAAACTGGAGCTGTACGTACAGCAGGGTGCCGAACCGGAGGTTATGGCAATTGCGAAGGAGTTCAATCCGGAGCAGAATCTTAACTCCGCCAAGCTGACATTTTCACCAGACGAAGTGGACCGCCACCAGCACGTGAGTGGTTGGAAAGTTCGTGGGCTATATCGGGGTGAAGATCGGATTCAGGAGCGAACTGCCCTTTGGTTCCCGCAGAGCGGAACAGAGGTGAAGAAGAAGATTGAAGAAGGTTCATCTGGACCTTTGTACACCGTAGACAATGGAGTATTGTCGATCGCCGTTGCTCCTGAATTCGGGAGTGTAGTACACTCCCTGAAATATGCAGGAGAAGAATGGCTGGACAGCTCGTACCCTGAACCGTCTCCACGCTCGTGGTGGAATCCGTGGTACGGCGGACTGGGTGTGGGGATTCCGGGCATGAATGGTTTCAGCCGTCAGTTGGAACAGAGGGCCGCTTCCTGGACAGAGCAGAAGGATCAATACGGCAACGTCTGGAAGGGTGTGAAACTGACCACCCGGATTGAGAAGCATGAAGCGAATCGGGGAATCACGATCCACCAGCATTATCTGATGCTGCCGGGTGTCCCTATACTCTGCACCCTGCTTGCCGTGACGAACGAAAGCGGACTGACGCTGACGAATTACTCGCTTGCGGAGGAACGTTTCCTCCAGCCTTCATCTGTATTTGCGGAAGGTTGGATAGAGCAACCGGGTAAAGATCGATTCCCGCTGGGCAAGGTGGATGTGGGCCTGCCACTTGAAGACCTTTTGCGAGTAGGATCGGTTTCGCGTGAAAACATGCTGCATGCGGTCCATCGTTACCCGAATCAGAGTGCGTGGGGGTTTGCCAATAATCAGGTGACAGGTCTGAACGTGAATCATCATCTGACACTCCATCACGGGGAGACGGTCTGGACGGAGCCAACATATCTTGTCCTGGGGCCAATCCCGCTGAGTTCACCGGATGTGCATGACCTTCTCAAACTGAATTTTGCAACTTCTACCGATGAAAAGGAGGCTTCACATGCCGATCATTGA
- a CDS encoding amidohydrolase family protein — translation MPIIDIHIHLSDIDSFHRTAIDLSKVDYSAAGLKAEFDKNDVILGIGMGVTEQTKGAFPDSSSPNPMGLDLEEKVPSFLMECVGINPNALDGKHAQDELDRIEARLQSPEVAGIKLYAGYYHHYVYDKIYTPVYELAAKYNLPVVIHTGDTYSMNGLLKYSHPLTVDELALQQRGVNFMICHLGDPWVMDAAEVVAKNPNVYADLSGLVVGDRPHFERFMNEPLFMDHFRRALVYSDHYEKMLFGTDWPLAPIDLYAEFVRRLVPEQHHDKVFYENAFGLFPRIGQRIADLG, via the coding sequence ATGCCGATCATTGATATTCACATTCATCTGTCGGACATCGACAGCTTTCACCGAACAGCAATCGATCTGTCTAAAGTGGATTACTCTGCCGCTGGTCTTAAAGCGGAGTTTGATAAAAACGATGTCATTCTTGGCATTGGAATGGGGGTTACGGAGCAGACGAAGGGAGCGTTCCCGGATTCCAGTTCTCCTAACCCGATGGGACTTGACCTGGAAGAGAAGGTTCCGTCATTCCTCATGGAGTGTGTGGGGATCAATCCCAATGCGCTAGATGGTAAACACGCTCAGGACGAGCTTGACCGGATTGAAGCTAGACTGCAATCCCCTGAGGTAGCCGGAATCAAACTCTATGCCGGATACTATCATCACTATGTGTATGACAAAATCTATACTCCGGTCTATGAACTCGCAGCCAAGTACAACTTGCCTGTCGTGATTCATACGGGTGACACGTACTCCATGAACGGGTTGCTTAAGTACTCGCATCCACTGACGGTGGATGAATTAGCCTTGCAGCAACGCGGTGTGAACTTCATGATCTGTCATCTGGGGGACCCCTGGGTGATGGATGCTGCTGAAGTGGTGGCGAAGAATCCTAACGTGTACGCGGATTTGTCTGGTCTTGTGGTGGGGGATCGGCCTCATTTTGAACGGTTCATGAACGAGCCTTTGTTCATGGATCATTTCCGCCGGGCCTTGGTCTATTCGGATCATTACGAGAAAATGCTGTTTGGCACTGACTGGCCGCTTGCGCCCATCGATCTATACGCCGAATTCGTCCGCCGGCTTGTACCGGAGCAGCATCATGATAAGGTGTTCTACGAGAATGCTTTTGGGCTGTTTCCACGTATTGGACAGCGTATTGCCGATCTGGGGTAG
- a CDS encoding iron-containing alcohol dehydrogenase codes for MRSFQFYNPTRLIFGKGQLQALQTEVPKYGKRILLVYGGGSIKRSGLYDQVISQLNEIGAEVTELAGVEPNPRLSTVHKGVELCRTHNIDLVLAVGGGSVLDCGKAIAVGAKYDGDMWDVVVREATPEGGLPLGTILTMAATGSEMNNGSVITNQDTQEKWAWFSEYSFPAFSILDPEYTYTVPLDQTVYGMVDMMSHVFEHYFHLDTNTPVQLGFCETILRTVIDTAPRLIKDPENYELRETILYCGTMALNDVLNMGLAGDWASHNIEHAVSAVYDIPHGGGLAILFPHWMKHNLDVDVDRFKRLAVNVFDINPTGKSDKQVAEEGIEALRNFWTSIGAPSRLADYDIDDSQIDVMADKAMRFGPFGFFKNLQREDVVQIYQAAL; via the coding sequence ATGAGATCTTTTCAGTTTTATAATCCGACCCGGCTGATTTTTGGCAAAGGGCAACTTCAAGCACTACAAACCGAAGTTCCAAAATACGGAAAGCGTATTTTGCTTGTATATGGTGGTGGAAGCATCAAACGTAGCGGGCTGTACGATCAGGTAATCAGCCAGTTGAATGAAATCGGAGCAGAGGTTACGGAACTGGCTGGTGTAGAACCGAACCCTCGTCTGTCTACGGTTCATAAGGGTGTAGAGTTATGCAGAACACATAACATTGATCTGGTTCTTGCGGTTGGCGGCGGCAGTGTACTTGACTGCGGGAAAGCCATCGCAGTAGGAGCCAAATACGATGGAGACATGTGGGATGTTGTTGTGCGCGAAGCAACCCCGGAAGGCGGACTTCCACTGGGTACAATTCTAACGATGGCAGCGACAGGCTCCGAGATGAACAACGGTTCAGTAATAACCAATCAGGACACGCAGGAAAAATGGGCATGGTTCAGCGAGTATTCTTTCCCAGCGTTCTCCATTCTCGATCCGGAGTACACATACACCGTACCACTGGATCAGACTGTATACGGCATGGTGGACATGATGTCTCATGTGTTTGAACATTATTTTCATCTGGATACCAATACACCGGTTCAGCTTGGATTCTGTGAGACGATTCTTCGTACTGTCATTGATACGGCCCCTCGTCTGATTAAAGATCCAGAAAACTATGAACTGCGTGAAACCATTCTCTACTGCGGAACAATGGCGCTTAACGATGTCCTGAATATGGGTCTTGCCGGGGATTGGGCTTCTCACAATATTGAACATGCCGTATCGGCTGTGTATGACATTCCCCATGGGGGAGGCCTTGCGATCCTTTTCCCACACTGGATGAAGCACAATCTGGATGTGGATGTAGATCGATTTAAACGTCTGGCCGTTAATGTATTTGATATCAACCCTACTGGAAAATCGGACAAACAAGTTGCTGAAGAAGGCATTGAAGCGCTGCGCAACTTCTGGACTTCAATAGGTGCTCCTAGCCGTCTGGCGGACTATGACATAGACGACAGTCAGATTGATGTGATGGCTGATAAAGCGATGCGATTCGGTCCGTTCGGATTCTTCAAAAACTTGCAGCGTGAAGATGTAGTACAAATTTATCAAGCTGCACTGTAA